GAAGCCGGCGCGAGCGAAATCACCGAAGAAGAAATGGTGAAGGCGCTCAAGTTTGCGCACGACGCCATCAAGGTCATCTGCGGCGAAATCGAAAAGTTCGTCAAGATGGCGGGCAAGAAGAAGCGCGAAGTTGACCTCAAGCTCATCGACGAAGACCTGATCAAGGCGATCACGACGGGTTCGCAAAAGAACATCGCCAAGACGCTGCAGAATCCGGACAAAATGAGCCGCGAATCGGGCCTCGACGAACTCGTCAAGGAGATCATCGCCGAATACGCCACCAAGTACGAAGGCCAAGACGCGCTCCTGGCGCAGTTGCCGGAAGCCGTGGACTCGGTGGTCAAGAAGACCGTTCGCAAGCTGATTATCGAAGAAGACAAGCGCCCCGACGGCCGCGCCCTCGACCAAATTCGCCCGCTGGAAGCAGTGGCCGGTTTGCTGCCGAAGGTACACGGTTCGGGCCTCTTCACCCGCGGTCAAACGCAGGTGATGACGGTGGTGACCATGGGTATGCCCGGCGACGCGCAAACCATGGACGGCATTGAAGACGTGGAGGACAAGCGCTACATGCACTTCTACAACTTCCCGCCCTACTCGGTTGGCGAAACCCGCCCGTTGCGTGGTGCCGGTCGCCGCGAAATCGGCCACGGTGCTCTCGCCGAGCGCGCGCTGAAGTCGGTCATCCCGTTTGACAATCCCAACTTCCCGTACACGCTGCTGCTGATCTCCGAATGTCTCGAGTCGAACGGTTCGACCTCGATGGCTTCGGTCTGCGGTTCGACCCTCGCGCTGATGGATGCCGGGGTGCCGATTAAGGCTCCCGTCGCCGGCATCGCCATGGGCCTCATGTCCGACGGGAAGACCTTCAAGGTTCTCACCGACATCCAAGGCATGGAAGACTTCTGCGGCGACATGGACTTTAAGGTTGCGGGAACCCGCGATGGCATCACCGCCCTGCAACTCGACACGAAGCTCGACGGGATTCCCGAAAAGGTTCTGGCCGACGCCCTGGCGCAAGCCAAGCGCGCGCGCATGGAGCTGCTCGACGTCATCGAAGCTGAAATTCCGGCTTACCGCTCGGAAATCAATCCGAACGCTCCGCGCGTCACGACGATCAACATCGACCCGGCCAAGATCGGTGCCCTCATCGGCCCCGGTGGCGCGACGATCCGTCGCCTGACCTCGGAATGCGGCGTCGAAATCGACGTTCAACAAGACGGTCGCGTGCTCATCGCGAGCAACAATGGTCACGCCGTGGCCAACGCCATCGAGCAGATTCGTGGCCTCACGATGACCGCCGAAATTGGCATGGAATTCACCGGCAAGGTGACCCGCTTGATGGGTCGCGGCGCGATGGTGGAGTACATGCCGGGCAAGGAAGGCCTGGTGCCGACCGAGCTCTTGGCCGCTCAAGACCTGCGCCGTCCCGACGACGTGGTGACCGAAGGCGATGTGCTGAACGTGAAGGTGTACGAAGTCGACTCGCAAGGTCGCGTGAACCTGACCGCGCTTGGCATTAAGCAAGACATCCCGGCTCTCGCTGATAACGAAAACGCCCCGCAAAAGGCGGTTGTTAGCCGAGGCCCGAGCCGTGGCGGCGACCGAGACCGAGGACGCGGCGGCGATCGAGATCGTGGCCGAGGCGGCGATCGAGGCGGGTTCCGTGGGGATCGCGACCGCGATCGCGGTCCGCGCCGAACCGAAGAAGGTTCGGGCTCCAGCGCGCCGTCGTCCGGTGACGGCGACGAAGTGAGCAGCAAGTTCCGTCCGCGACGCTAAGCGTCGGTGGATTGGAATCCGGCGGGGCGAGCTTCGGCTCGCCCCGCTCTGGTTTTGGGGGTGCCAAAATAGAGGAATGGCGCTCACCATTCCCGTTGCCCACGACTTCATCTGTCCGTGGTGCTGGATTATGGTGTCGCAGATTCGGCGGCTGCGGATGGAATTCGATGTTCGCTTCGAGTTCCTCGCCTACGAGCTGTTCCCCGAGGAACTGCCGTGGCCAGAGCCCGCGCCCAAGCCGGTGCCGAGCAAACGCCCCAAGACTCCTAGCCGGTTTGCCCTGGCGGTAGCCGCCGAGGGCGTGCCCTACCCGACCTCGCGCCGCCCCGAAAACATGCGCACTCACAATGCGCACCTGGCCGTGCTCCATGCCAAGGCGGTGACAGGCGACGATTGGCCGCTGATGGAGAGACTCTACGAGGCATATTGGCTGCGCGGGGAGGAGATCAATGACCTTGAGGTCATCCTCCGGCTGGCCGAGGGACTGGTGCCGAGCCTCAACGACTTGCGCCGCGCCATCGAGAACCGCCGCAACGCCGATCAGATTGTCGGCTTTGATGATGCCGCGTATGCGAGCGGCGTGTACAACGTGCCGACCTACTTTATCGAGGGCGAGCGGCTGGCCGAGCAACCCTACACCACTCTGCAGAAGGCGGTGGCAAAGGCCATTTCTCACCAAACGGTTTACAACGATCTTCGGCTGCCGAAGCCGACCGACTCGCGCCCCGCGATCGTGATGAACATGATCACCTCGATTGATGGCAAGATCATCTCGGGCGATCGCAATGAACCTGTGATGGACCTCGGCTCGCCGCTGGATCATCAGACGTTGCGGCAAATTGAGGGCGCAGTGGACGCGGTGATCATTGGAGCGGGCACGCTCCGCGCTACACCCAAGATTGCCTTTTCCCACCATTTGGTGAGAATCGTCGCAACGGAATCGGGCGACCTCGATTTCGGGCACAAATTCTTCACTGATCCTGGCTCGGTGGCCGTGCTTTCGCCGAAGCGCCCGGGACAATGTCCGCCCGAAGTCGCGTGGATAGACAGCAGCAACGGGTTGGCCAGTGCCCTAGCGCAGCTCAAAGTCGAGCGAGCCGTGCTGGAAGGGGGTTCCGAACTCAACGCCCAGTTTCTGCGGGAAGATTTAGTGGACGAGATTTTCTGGACGATCGCGCCCAAGGTGAAGCTGGGTCGCGAAACCCCGACCATGGCTGGCGGGGAACCGCTCGCCCGCGCCGACTTGTTGAACTTCGAGTTGGTGAGCAGCAAGGCGGTCGGCGACGAGGTGTTTCTGCGCTACCGCCGTGCGACGAAGCCCGACTCCGCCACGTAGACTCGAACGTTCATGCCGCTCAAGCCCGCTTCCGCCCGCCGCCCCCTCTCCGCGGCCACCTTTTTGCGGCGCAATCTGCGGCGGACTTTTCCGGTGGCGGTCGTCATCACCGTGGCGGTCATGCTCATCGTCGGCATCGTCGCGTTGATGAACTCAATTCCGCTGTCGGTGCGCACGATCTAAAAGTATCTGGAGTTACAGACCGTCATCACGGCCAGGGTGAATCCGCTTGTCGGGCCGCAGATTCGCAGCGCGATTGAGGCCGAAACGCCGGTGCCGCTCGAACGGGTGATTACGGCCCGCGGAATTGAAAGCAAGATCAACAGCTTGGTCGGTGAATGGCCGTTCGCGGTGATCGCGATGGACAAACCGGACCGCGAGTATTTCCGCCTCAAAATGCGGGGAGGCGGGATCAAGGGGCGCGACGTGGTGGACGGCATGCCCGAAGCGGTGATCAGCGACCCGGTGGCGCGCAGCCTCAAAAAGGGCCTTGGCGACAACCTGCTGCAGCCGTCGTGGGACGGACGCTTCTCGCCAAAACCGGTGAAAATCGTCGGCATTGTGCCGTCGGATGTGTTTTTCGCGTATGTCTCGCTCGACTATCATCGCGCCTACCACTCGCCGCCGATTGACCTCAATCTCTGCTTTACGAAGGACCCCGCGCGACAAAAAGAGTTTGATGCGTGGGCCCTGCAGCGCTTCACCACCATTGACGCAAAGGTGTTTTCGTACACGTATATCCTCGCGCAGAGCGATCAGATGTTCGAGATTCTCTATCGCATTCTCAACATCGTCATCTGTGTGCTGGTGGTCGTGATCACGTTCATGATGGCGCTGCTGATGAACATCCACCAGACGCAGCGCCTGCAGGAATATGCGTTGCTTCAGGCGCTCGGCTACACGAAGCAGCAACTCGTAACGCGCTCACTGCTGGAAATGTCGATCCTCATCGTCGGAGGCTGGGTCGCGGGTTGCTTTATGGCGTATGGCTTGCTCAGCGTCGTGAATGCCGTGCTCATGTATCCCCGCGCCTTCGCTTTGGACCTGCTCGATCGGCAGGCGTACCTCTCGACTTTGCCGGTTCCGATTGCAATTCTTGCGACAGCATCCTATACAATTCTCCGGAATTTCCGTAAATTCGACCCCATCGGAATTCTGGAACGGAGGACGGCATGATTCGGCTAGATCAGGCGAGTTTGGTGTACCGCGAGCAAGCCAAGGAGGTAGTCGCCTGCGCGCCGACGAGCCTGGAATTTTTGCCGGGACAGTTCTACGGCATCCTCGGGCCGAGCGGCTCGGGCAAGTCGTCGCTCCTCTATCTTGCCAGCGGGCTCAAGGCGCCCAGTAGCGGCAACGTGACGTACCGCGACCAACCGCTGGGCAAGCTGGACGACCTGGCCAGCGCGCAGCTTCGCCAACGCAGCTTCGGGTTTGTCTTCCAGTTTCCGTATCTGCTCGGCTACCTGAGCCTCCATGAAAACGTTTGCGCAGGCCGATCTGGGGCGGATTTTAGCGGGGAAGCCGCCCAATTGTTAAGCGAGCTTGGGCTCGCGGATAAGATGCACCGATTCCCGCACGAGGTGAGCGGCGGCGAGCGTCAACGCACCTGCGTCGCGCGGGCTTTGCTGGGTCGGCCGGAGGTTATTTTCGCCGACGAGCCCACCGCCAGCCTCGACCACACGGCGGGCCACGCGGTAGTCGAGTTGCTGCAGCGACTGCGTGGCGAAGGCACCTTGATCATGGTCACGCACGACCCGACCATGATCGACCAGGCCGATCACGTGATCGAGATTGTGGATGGCGAGGTCACCGGCCAGCGGTCGAGAAGCGCATCCGCAAGAGCGAGCGAATCTGAACCAGCGTGAACCCAACCAGGATGATGCCCATGATCCAGGCTGCCGCCGTGGCGTAGCCGAAGTTCAGAAACATGAACGCCTGACTCCAAATCTCGTAGCCGATGGTGTGGGTCGAGTACAGCGGGCCGCCACCGGTGAGCAACAACACGCTTTCCATGGATTTGAACCCGGCGACAAACACGCCGAGCAAGTTGATGAGCATGAGCGCGCGCAACCCAGGCAAGGTGATAAACCGAAGCTTATGCCGCCAGCTCGCGCCATCCAAATCGGCGGCTTCGTAGCGCTCCTCCGGGATGTTTTTGAGCGCGGCCAGATACAGCATCGAGCCGGGTCCGGCGGCGGCCCAGATTCCTGGGATGACGATGGCGAGCATGGCCCACTTCGGGTCGCCCAACCAATCCACCGGCCCGATGGTTTGGCCGGTCGCCCGGCCATAGAGATCGAAGAACGGACGGGTGAATATGTTCAAGATTCCCTTGTCAGTCTTATCGTAAAGTTGCCGCCAGAGCAATGCGACGACGACCGAGGAGGTCATGGCCGGGAGGTAGAACAGCGTGCGGAAGAACACCTTGAACCGAGGGATTTCGTTGAGCATCAACGCCAGGAAAATCGGCACGAAGAAGCCGATCACAATCGTCAGCGCAACGTACAAGAAAGTGTTGCCCAGGCTTTTGTAGAACAGTGGTTGCGAGAACACCTGCACGAAGTTGTCCAGCCCCACCCAGCGAACGCCTTTCGCGATGCGATAGTCCTGAAACGCGATAAGCAACCCGCGCGCGATGGGATAGTACGCCCACAGCATGATGGTGCCGACCGCGGGCAATAGGCACCATGCCATGAACGCGCGAACCCGGCGAGGGCTGGTGCCGGCGGGAAGCTTCTCCACCCACTTGTCGCGGACCGGGCGCACGCGGCGCGCCCCCCAAATGAATCCGCCGATCAGCGCGATGCTCAGCCCGATGAGAACTCCAAGCGCCACCGCGCGGCGGTGGGCGAGAACCTTCGGCTCGACGTATCCGAGGAGGACTTTGTCCATCTCCTGGGAGACTCCGGCGAGGATTTCGCGGCTCGGCGTGTTGGGTTCCAATCGAGCTCGATCGAGCGCCGAATCCAGAACCCGATACACCTGTTGGCAGTTGCGGCCATAAGGCTCGGGGTGACCCGATTTAAACAGGTCTTCGCTCGCCTTGACATAGGCCGGATCGACCTGAGCGGCGAGCTCGGGATAGCCAAACTTCTTGAGCCAAACCGGGTTGATCAGGTTCGCCAGGCCCAGCTCGACGAAACGCTCGGTGTTGATGCGCGCGGCATGGTCGCCGGCGAAATAGCGAATGAATCGCCAACAGGCTTCGAGCTTGCGCGGATCCTTGATGCGGGCATTGATCGCCCACATTCCGGCGTTAATCTCGTTGGCGCGTCCGGCCGGACCGGCCGGAAGCGCGGCGACCCCCACCAGCGACGGCGAAAGATCGTTCATTGAGGCGACGACGACATCGTTGGTGTAGGCAAACCACATGCTGATTTTGCCGGTGCGAATGTCGCCGTTCAGGTCGGCGGTGACGGTCGCGGCGGGGCCGATCGTCTTGCCGTTGTGCTGCCACTTTTGGGTTGTGACCGTGCGGAAAAAATCGAGCGCCTGAGCGGCTTGTGGCGAATCAATGGCCGACTTCCAGCGGCCTTCTTCTGCCGGGACGACAACCTCGCCGCCGGCTTGCCAAAGGAAGTTCACCCAGAAATAACTGGGGCCGGCGAATCCGAAGCCAAATCGGCCCTGATCGGCCTGCACCAATCGCCGGCACACCTCGTTGAATTCTTCCCACGTGCGGGGCGGTCGGTTGGGGTCGAGGCCCGCCTGGGCGAAGTGGTCGCGCCGGTAATAGAGCCCTTGCGCCACTTGAAACCAGGGCACGCCATAAAGCTTGCCATCGTAGCTGCGCAGAACCTCGAGAACCTTGGGGTTGGCGCGATCGAGAATCTCCGGGTTCTTCGCGACGAGGTCATCGAGCGGGCGGCAAAACCCTTGGTCAATGTAGTTGTAGTACTGCCGGAAGTTGACGTAGAACACGTCCGGCGCGTTGTCGCCGGCCATGGACATGAGGAACATGGACTCGGCGCGGTCGCCCACCATTTCGAGGCCGCCTGCGTTCACCACTTCGATGTCGGGGTTCTTGGCGCGGAAATCGTCGAACACGGCGCGACGCGCTTGGGAGCGCGGATTCGTATCTTCTTTCGGCGGAATGCCCATGCTGGGTCCCGCCATCATGCGAACCTGAACGGGCTGGGCAACCGCGATTGCCGCCGCGAAACAAGCGGCAAGCCCCAAAAGCCAAGTTCGCATAGGGCTATATTGTCGCACTTTCCCGGGACCGGGTAAACCTAGTAATTATACGGTGGTCATTCCCCAGACCAGGAAACTAGAATGGTATACATACGACAACTGGTTTGACGATTATGAGAACGCCTAACACGAATAACAATGCCGATCGAGAACGCGCCCTTGAGAACGCGCTGAGTCAGATTGAAAAGCAATATGGGAAGGGGTCCATCATGCGCATGGGCTCGCAGAACAAGGAGCAGATTCCGGCGATCTCCACCGGTTCCCTGAGCCTGGATATCTGTCTGGGTATTGGCGGTTTGCCGCGTGGCCGGATCACCGAAATTTACGGCGGGGAATCGAGCGGGAAAACGACCATTGCCCTGCACACCGTGGCCGAAGCCCAGCGAAAAGGCGGAATCGCACTTTATGTAGACGCCGAGCACGCGCTTGATCCGGAATATGCGCGCAACCTTGGCGTGGATATCGACAAGCTGTATATCTCGCAGCCCAGCAACGGCGAAGAAGCGCTGGAGATTATGGACGGCATCATCAGCTCGGGCGCGGTGGATATCGTCGTTCTCGACTCGGTGGCCGCGTTGGTTCCGAAGGCGGAAATCGAAGGCGAAATGGGCGACTCTTTCGTGGGTCTGCAAGCTCGCATGATGAGCCAAGCCTTGCGGAAGCTCGGCGGCAGCATCAACAAGTCCAACACGAGCGCAATTTTCATCAACCAGCTTCGCGAAAAGATCGGTGTGATGTACGGCAACCCGGAGACGACTCCCGGCGGTCGCGCGCTGAAGTTCTGGGCGTCGGTCCGATTAGAAGTTCGTCGCGGCGAGGCGATCAAGAACGGCACCGAGCAGATCGGTTCGCGAACGAAGGTGAAGGTGGTGAAGAACAAGGTGGCGCCGCCGTTCCGCGTGGCTGAGTTCGACATGATCTACGGCGAAGGCATTTCCAAGTCCGGCGATCTGCTCGACATGGCTTTGGCGCAAGCCGTCATTAGCCGCGCTGGCACGTACTACAACTACGGCGACACTCGCCTGGGTCAGGGCCGCGATAACGCGCGTAACTTCCTGGATGAAAATCCGGAAATCTTTGCTGAGATTGACACCAAGGTGCGGGCGCTCTTTAAGAACGACACGGTGGCCGTGGTCGAAATGCCGAAGGACCTTACTCCGGCTGAGTGAGTCAGTCACCCGACCCTGAAGTGTTGGCTGAGGCGATTCGTCGCCTCAGCCAACGCAGTTTAAGTGAGCACGAACTTCGCGCGAAACTCGCTAAGCACGGAGCGCTTGTTGAAGCGGTGGTTAACCATTTGGTGAGCAAGGGCTTGTTGAATGATAACCGCGTGGCCGAGGCAATCTCGCGACAAGCGAACGAGGGTGGTCGCA
The window above is part of the Chthonomonas sp. genome. Proteins encoded here:
- a CDS encoding polyribonucleotide nucleotidyltransferase — translated: MIHTHTFEVGGKTISLESGRVAKQAGGAVLLGCGETVILCSATMSKAPRPGIDFLPLTCDLEERKYAVGKIPGGFLKRGGRPSDRAILTSRLMDRPLRPLFPKGLRNDVQVIAMPFAVDQDNPADVLAITAAGAALAISDVPFNGPVAGVRVGKVDGKFVLYPTQAEINTGDLDLCVAGHKNAISMVEAGASEITEEEMVKALKFAHDAIKVICGEIEKFVKMAGKKKREVDLKLIDEDLIKAITTGSQKNIAKTLQNPDKMSRESGLDELVKEIIAEYATKYEGQDALLAQLPEAVDSVVKKTVRKLIIEEDKRPDGRALDQIRPLEAVAGLLPKVHGSGLFTRGQTQVMTVVTMGMPGDAQTMDGIEDVEDKRYMHFYNFPPYSVGETRPLRGAGRREIGHGALAERALKSVIPFDNPNFPYTLLLISECLESNGSTSMASVCGSTLALMDAGVPIKAPVAGIAMGLMSDGKTFKVLTDIQGMEDFCGDMDFKVAGTRDGITALQLDTKLDGIPEKVLADALAQAKRARMELLDVIEAEIPAYRSEINPNAPRVTTINIDPAKIGALIGPGGATIRRLTSECGVEIDVQQDGRVLIASNNGHAVANAIEQIRGLTMTAEIGMEFTGKVTRLMGRGAMVEYMPGKEGLVPTELLAAQDLRRPDDVVTEGDVLNVKVYEVDSQGRVNLTALGIKQDIPALADNENAPQKAVVSRGPSRGGDRDRGRGGDRDRGRGGDRGGFRGDRDRDRGPRRTEEGSGSSAPSSGDGDEVSSKFRPRR
- a CDS encoding dihydrofolate reductase family protein, which codes for MALTIPVAHDFICPWCWIMVSQIRRLRMEFDVRFEFLAYELFPEELPWPEPAPKPVPSKRPKTPSRFALAVAAEGVPYPTSRRPENMRTHNAHLAVLHAKAVTGDDWPLMERLYEAYWLRGEEINDLEVILRLAEGLVPSLNDLRRAIENRRNADQIVGFDDAAYASGVYNVPTYFIEGERLAEQPYTTLQKAVAKAISHQTVYNDLRLPKPTDSRPAIVMNMITSIDGKIISGDRNEPVMDLGSPLDHQTLRQIEGAVDAVIIGAGTLRATPKIAFSHHLVRIVATESGDLDFGHKFFTDPGSVAVLSPKRPGQCPPEVAWIDSSNGLASALAQLKVERAVLEGGSELNAQFLREDLVDEIFWTIAPKVKLGRETPTMAGGEPLARADLLNFELVSSKAVGDEVFLRYRRATKPDSAT
- a CDS encoding ABC transporter permease is translated as MNPLVGPQIRSAIEAETPVPLERVITARGIESKINSLVGEWPFAVIAMDKPDREYFRLKMRGGGIKGRDVVDGMPEAVISDPVARSLKKGLGDNLLQPSWDGRFSPKPVKIVGIVPSDVFFAYVSLDYHRAYHSPPIDLNLCFTKDPARQKEFDAWALQRFTTIDAKVFSYTYILAQSDQMFEILYRILNIVICVLVVVITFMMALLMNIHQTQRLQEYALLQALGYTKQQLVTRSLLEMSILIVGGWVAGCFMAYGLLSVVNAVLMYPRAFALDLLDRQAYLSTLPVPIAILATASYTILRNFRKFDPIGILERRTA
- a CDS encoding ABC transporter ATP-binding protein, with the translated sequence MIRLDQASLVYREQAKEVVACAPTSLEFLPGQFYGILGPSGSGKSSLLYLASGLKAPSSGNVTYRDQPLGKLDDLASAQLRQRSFGFVFQFPYLLGYLSLHENVCAGRSGADFSGEAAQLLSELGLADKMHRFPHEVSGGERQRTCVARALLGRPEVIFADEPTASLDHTAGHAVVELLQRLRGEGTLIMVTHDPTMIDQADHVIEIVDGEVTGQRSRSASARASESEPA
- a CDS encoding extracellular solute-binding protein — its product is MRTWLLGLAACFAAAIAVAQPVQVRMMAGPSMGIPPKEDTNPRSQARRAVFDDFRAKNPDIEVVNAGGLEMVGDRAESMFLMSMAGDNAPDVFYVNFRQYYNYIDQGFCRPLDDLVAKNPEILDRANPKVLEVLRSYDGKLYGVPWFQVAQGLYYRRDHFAQAGLDPNRPPRTWEEFNEVCRRLVQADQGRFGFGFAGPSYFWVNFLWQAGGEVVVPAEEGRWKSAIDSPQAAQALDFFRTVTTQKWQHNGKTIGPAATVTADLNGDIRTGKISMWFAYTNDVVVASMNDLSPSLVGVAALPAGPAGRANEINAGMWAINARIKDPRKLEACWRFIRYFAGDHAARINTERFVELGLANLINPVWLKKFGYPELAAQVDPAYVKASEDLFKSGHPEPYGRNCQQVYRVLDSALDRARLEPNTPSREILAGVSQEMDKVLLGYVEPKVLAHRRAVALGVLIGLSIALIGGFIWGARRVRPVRDKWVEKLPAGTSPRRVRAFMAWCLLPAVGTIMLWAYYPIARGLLIAFQDYRIAKGVRWVGLDNFVQVFSQPLFYKSLGNTFLYVALTIVIGFFVPIFLALMLNEIPRFKVFFRTLFYLPAMTSSVVVALLWRQLYDKTDKGILNIFTRPFFDLYGRATGQTIGPVDWLGDPKWAMLAIVIPGIWAAAGPGSMLYLAALKNIPEERYEAADLDGASWRHKLRFITLPGLRALMLINLLGVFVAGFKSMESVLLLTGGGPLYSTHTIGYEIWSQAFMFLNFGYATAAAWIMGIILVGFTLVQIRSLLRMRFSTAGR
- the recA gene encoding recombinase RecA, which codes for MRTPNTNNNADRERALENALSQIEKQYGKGSIMRMGSQNKEQIPAISTGSLSLDICLGIGGLPRGRITEIYGGESSGKTTIALHTVAEAQRKGGIALYVDAEHALDPEYARNLGVDIDKLYISQPSNGEEALEIMDGIISSGAVDIVVLDSVAALVPKAEIEGEMGDSFVGLQARMMSQALRKLGGSINKSNTSAIFINQLREKIGVMYGNPETTPGGRALKFWASVRLEVRRGEAIKNGTEQIGSRTKVKVVKNKVAPPFRVAEFDMIYGEGISKSGDLLDMALAQAVISRAGTYYNYGDTRLGQGRDNARNFLDENPEIFAEIDTKVRALFKNDTVAVVEMPKDLTPAE
- a CDS encoding regulatory protein RecX, with protein sequence MSQSPDPEVLAEAIRRLSQRSLSEHELRAKLAKHGALVEAVVNHLVSKGLLNDNRVAEAISRQANEGGRSDAWVSHQLVEKGLEQASGLNSEFDRARRAIERKRPKHVGRFLAGRGFAEDTIASIIEEANDV